Within the Acidobacteriota bacterium genome, the region CCCGGGTCGATCGTGAGCCCTCGATGGATGCCAAGCTGAGCTCGGTGGAGGAGAAGCTGAAAAATGGATAAGGTCGGCGTTCCATTCGCGAATTGGGAGGATCCCGGCGATCTCGACGCGATCGTGGTCGGCTCCGGCATCGGCGGCCTCGGCGTCGCCGCCCTGCTCGCCAGGCACGAGGGTAGGAAGGTGGCGGTCCTCGAGCGGCACACCACCGCGGGCGGCTTCACCCACGCCTTCAGTCGTAAGGACTGGGAGTGGGACGTTGGCGTTCACTACATCGGCCAGGTTCATCACGAGGGCGCGATCCTGCGGCGTCTCTTCGACGCAGTCGGTGACGGCACCCTCGAATGGGAGCCGATGGGCGATGTCTACGACACCGTGGTGATCGGCGGACAGCGATGGGAGTACGTGACCGGCCGCGAGGCCTGGCGCGACCGCATGCATGCCTACTTCCCGGAGGAGAAGGCCGGCATCGACCGCTATCTCGCGCTGGTACGTGAGGCCCTGGTCGGCGCGCGCACGTTCTTCGCCGAGAAGGCGATGCCCGGACCTGCCGCGTTGATCGCCGGGCCCTGGTTGCGGCGGAAGTTCCTCCGCGCCTCCGACCGCACGCTCGGAGAGGTCCTCGACAGCGCCACCGAAAACCCCACCCTGAAGGCGGTCCTCGCAGCGCAGTTCGGCGACCACGGCCTGCCGCCGTCCCGGGCGAGCTTCGTCATCCACGCCATGATCTTCAACCACTACCTCGGCGGCGCAGCCTACCCGGTCGGCGGTGCCTCGAGGATCGCCGAGTCGACCGCACCTGTGATCGAGGCCGCCGGAGGAGAGATCGTCCTCCGGGCCGAGGTGGCTTCGGTCGTGGTCGAGGGCGGCCGCGCGGTCGGCGTTCGCATGGCCGGCGGCCAGGAGATCAGGGCGCCGCTGGTGATCAGCGACATCGGAGTTCCCAACACCGTCCATCGCCTGCTGCCCGACGGGACCCCGGGCCGTGAGTCCCTGCGATCAACTCTTCGGAAAACCGGCCGATCAGCGTCCCACATCTGCCTCTACGCCGGTTTTGACGAGACCGACGAGGAGCTGGGCCTCGGCCGTTCGAACCTCTGGGTCTATCACAGTCCCGACCAGGACGGTGACCTCGCCCGTTACCTGGCCGACCCCGAGGCACCAGTGCCGCTGGCCTTCATTTCCTTCCCCTCGGCCAAGGACCCGGACTTCACCGGGCGTCATCCCGGGAAGGCCACGGTGGAGGTTGTGGGCATCGCTCCCTACGAGCGCTTCCGCCGGTGGGAGGACACGAAATGGATGCGGCGCGGTGACGATTACGAGGCCCTCAAGGAAGAACTGTCCGGGCAGCTCATCGAGGTGCTCGAACGCGAGGTGCCGCAGATCGCCGGCAAGATCGCCTACTCCGAGCTCTCGACGCCTCTCTCCACCCGCCATTTCGCGGCCTATGGCGAGGGCGAGATCTACGGCCTCGACCACACCCCCTCCCGCTTCCGCGAACGCGCGCTGCGGCCGAGGACCGGTCTCAAGGGTTTCTACCTGACCGGCGCGGACGTTTGCACGGCCGGCGTCGCCGGGGCCCTTTTCGGCGCTGTGCTCTCCGCCTCGGCGATACTCGGTCGGAACCTTCTCGGGGAGATTGCCAGGAGGTAAGTGTCGGGATCGATCGCCGACACTCGATGCTGGATGCTGGATGCTGGATGCTGGATGCTGGATGTTAGATGCTAGATGCTAGATCGAATCGATAAATCGCCCTGCTGAATTCTCGAGGGACTTGCCACGGCGAAGTCCAACGCGCAAAGCCAGGTGCGCGGACAGATCGAGTATCCAGGATCGAGCATCCAGTCTCGGGCGGGCGGCCGGGAAGGCCTACTCGCCGGATGCGACGTGGAGCATCGGCAGATCACGGTCATCGTCCTCCGCCCGGCGCGGGAGCAGGGAGGCCGCCAACACGAGCCGCGGCTCGCATCGGCACAGGCCGCCGTTCCTGGCGGGACAGTCCCTGGCGTGGACCGCCACCACCCGCACCCGTTCGCCCGGGTCGGACAGCCAGCCGCGGCGGCGGAGGATTTCGAGGTAGTCCATTCATTCTGCTGTACGCAAAACGGGGGCATTTGTTGCCCGCGATTACTTCAAAAGAATGAAATGATTACTGACAATGCACTACTCAATTGAAGCCGAGAGCACCGAGACCGCCGCCCCGAGGCCGGAATCGAATCCCTTTCTCACCCGTGGGTCGCCAAGACCGCGATACCGCCGATCCTCGGTTCGCGGCAGGTTGACGTTGTCCGTACAGAAGAGCAGTGCTCCGGCCGACAGCCCGAGCCTGGCGCAGACCACGGCGACGCCAGCGCACTCCGATTCAACGCCGATCACGAGCCCTTGGCAGTCTTCGTAGATCTCGGGCCCCTGGCGGTATCCGGCATCGGTTGTGAAAACCACACCCCGATGGGCTGCAACGTCGGCCCTCGAAGCCTCTCGCCACAGCGCTGTTGTCACGAGAGGGTCGAACGAGGCCGGAAATCCCGGCGGCGCGTAATACATCGACGTGCCTTCACCGCGGACCGCTCCGTGCGCGACGACGAGGTCACCGATTCCCACTTCCTCCGCCACGCCGCCGCACGCACCGAAAACCACGACCCTGCGGCAACCGGCTGCGGCCACCATTTCGAGGGCGTTGGCAGCTGCGGGCGAGCCCATTCCCGAGTAAACGAGGGTGACGTCGGCCGGCGCGGCGGTCAATTGATACACCTCACGGTCCGTGGTCTCGTCCAACGGCACCGCCTCGCCTTCCAGAACATCGACGACGGCGGAGAGATAGGATCGCCTTCCGAAAGGCAAGAGCATCACCGATTCCGCACACTCGAACTGCGGATTGTTGGCGTGGCTGAAGTCTCGCTGATTCATGGACCCAATTGTGTCTCAGCTATTCCCCGAAAGCGAGCACTGCCCTCTCCCGGGTGTTACCATACCCAGTCGGGATTGGAGGCGCTGATGTTTCGTTTTCGCAATATCTCAACTGTTCTGGTTCTGTCTGCCCTGGTCGCGCTCCTGGTCGCCTCCGTTCGACCCGCAAACGCCTGCACCAACATCCTGGTGACCAAGGGTGCATCGGCGGACGGCTCGGTGATCATCACCTATGCCTGCGACGGACGGTTCCACCCCCGGATGAGGAGGAAGGACGCCACTGATCACGAGCCCGGGAGCGTGGTCGAGATCAAGGACTGGTCCGGGACGCTCCGCGGCACCATCCCCCAGGTGGAGCACACCTATGCCGTTGTCGGTCTGATGAACGAGCACCAACTGGCGATCAGCGAGACCACGACCACCGGCCGCGAGGAGCTGCAGAACCCCGACGGCCTGCTTCACTACTGGACCCTCATGCAAATGGCACTAGAGCGCGCCAGTACCGCTCGGGAGGCGATCGAGGTCATGACCTCGCTGGTCGAGGAGTTCGGCTACCGCTCGACGGCCGAGTCCTTCTCGATCGCGGATCCGAACGAGGTGTGGCTGATGGAGATGATCGGCACCGGCCCGGGCGGTGACGGCGCCATCTGGGTCGCTCGGCGAATCCCCGAAGGCTACATCTCCGCCTATGCCAACGGGCCACGGATCAGGGATTTCCCGCGCGACGACCCCGAGAACTGCCTGTACTCGGAGAACGTCGTGTCATTCGCGATCGACAAGGGTTACTACGATCCGGCAGACGGCAACCCGTTCAGCTTCGCCGACGCCTACGATGCGCCGACCGTGCAATCGAGGAGATATACGGCGACCCGGGTCTGGAGCATCTTCAGGCGCGCCGCGCCGTCACTCGAGCTCGACCCCGACTATCACCGCGGCGTCAGCGGCGCCACGCCCTATCCCCTGTGGATCAAACCCGACACGAAGCTCAGCGTGGCCGATGTCATGGCCCTGATGCGGGACCATTACGAGGGAACGCCGTACGACATGACCCGGGGAGTCGATGCCGGGCCGTTCGGGAATCCCAACCGCTGGAGGCCGATCTCCTGGGAGGTCGACGGCACGAGCTACACCTGGGAGCGCCCCATCTCGACCCAGCAGACGGGATTCTCCTTCGTGTCCCAATCACGATCATGGCTGCCGGACCCGATCGGCGGCGTGTACTGGTACGGGCTCGACGACACCTACACTTCCTGTTACGTGCCGTTGTACGCGGGCATCAACCGCCTGCCTCACTCATTCACCGTCGGCCGGATCGACACGTTCTCGTGGGACTCGGCGTGGTGGGTCTTCAACTTCGTCGCCAATATCGCCAACCTCAAGTACGCGTACATGGTGGAGGACATCCTGCTGGTGCAGCGGGAGCTGGAGGGTAGGTTCCTCGCGATGCAGCCGGTGATCGAAGAGACCGCCCTGGCCCTCGCCTCGTCCGACCCGGCGATGCTGCAGGAGTATCTCACCCTGTACTCGGTCGGTCAGGCCGACGAGATGGTCCGTCGCTGGAAAGAGCTTGGTGAGCGCCTGCTCACGACCTACAACGACGGCTACGTGGCCGGCAAGGGGAACGAGGTCGAACGCGGCTATCCGGAAAGCTGGCTGCGCGAGGTCCTGCGCGCCCGGCCGGATCAATTCAAGCTCGAGCAACCCGAAACGGCGGAAAACGAGCTCCCGTATTGAGCCCGTCGCAGCCCGAATTCAATGAACGAGGGGGGAATCAATGAAGAAACTGTGGATCCTGCTGGTGGTTTTGGCCCTGATCGCGGCACCGGCGATGGCGAAGAAGAAAGTGGCCGAGGAACCGGAGAACGGCGACGACGAGCCAATGTCGGCCAAGACCTTTGCCGGCCTCGAACTGCGCAACATCGGTCCGGCGATCAATTCCGGACGGGTGGTGGACTTCGCGGTCCAACCCGATGCGCACCACATCATCTACGCAGCAACTGCCTCTGGAGGGCTGTGGAAGACCACCAACGCCGGGATCACCTGGACGCCGGTCTTCGACAAAGAAGGCTCATATTCCATCGGCTGCGTCACTCTCGATCCGTCGAATCCCGCTGTGGTCTGGGTCGGAACCGGAGAGAACAACAGCCAGCGTTCGGTGGCGTTCGGCGACGGCGTCTACAAGAGCCTCGACGGCGGCGCAAACTGGGAGAATGTCGGGCTAAAGGAGTCCGAGCACATCGGCATGATCGCCATCGATCCCCGCGATACGGACGTCGTGTACGTGGCCGCGCAGGGACCGCTGTGGAAGGCGGGCGGCGATCGCGGTGTCTACAAGACGACTGACGGAGGGGCGAACTGGGAACGCGTGCTCCACGTCTCCGAGGAAACGGGCATCAACGAGGTCCATCTCGATCCACGCGATCCGGATGTGCTCTATGCGGCGGCCTATCAACGCCGGCGCCACGTCTGGACCCTGATCGACGGCGGCCCTGAATCGGCGATATACAAATCGACCGATGCCGGCGCCACCTGGCGCAAGCTCAGCGAAGGCCTGCCCAAGGTCGACATGGGCAAGATCGGTCTCGCTGTCTCACCGGCCGATCCCGACGTCATCTACGCCGTGATCGAGGCCCAACGCGACAAGAACGGGACCTTCCGCTCGGACGACCGCGGCGAAAGCTGGTCGAAGATGTCGGACTATGTCTCGGGAAGCCCGCAGTACTACAACGAGCTTCTGGCCGACCCCAGGGATCCGGACCGGGTCTATGCCATGGATACCTTCCTCAACGTGAGCCAAGACGGTGGCAAGACCTTCAAGCGGGTCGGCGAAAAGAACAAGCACGTCGACAACCACGCGATGTGGATCGACCCTGACAACACGGACCACTTCATCGTCGGATGCGACGGCGGCATCTACGAGAGCTTCGACCGGGGCAACACCTACCGGTTCTTCGAGAATCTGCCGATCACCCAGTTCTACCGGGTGTCGGTCGACAACTCGAAGCCCTTCTACTACGTCTACGGCGGAACCCAGGACAACAACTCGATGGGCGGACCGTCGCGCACGCTCTACAAGTCGGGGATCTCGAACGAGGACTACTTCATCACCTGCGGTGGCGATGGCTACGAGACGGTGGTCGATCCCACCAACCCCAACATCGTCTTCAGCGAATCCCAGTACGGCGGGCTGGTCCGCTACGACCGCGTCAGCGGCGAGGCGGTGGGCATTCAGCCGCAGGAGGAGCCCGGTGAAGCCGCCCATCGCTGGAACTGGGACTCGCCGCTGATGATCAGCCCCCACTCCCCCACCCGGCTCTACTTCGCCTGTCAGCGCATCTACCGTTCCGACAACCACGGAGACTCCTGGACCGCGATCAGCCCGGACCTCAGCCGCCAGATCGATCCCAACTCGCTGCCGGTCTTCGGGTCGATCCAGAGCATCGACGCGGTGGCCAAGAACATGTCGACCTCGAACTACGGCGGTATCGTCTCCCTCAGCGAGTCGCCGCTGGTCGAGGGCCTGATCTACGCCGGCACGGATGACGGCCTGATTCAGGTGACGGAGGACGGTGGCGCCACCTGGAGCGCGATCGACCAGGTCTCCGGGGTGCCGGATATGACCTACGTCAGCCGTCTCGAGGCCTCGCAGCACGACGCGGACACCGTCTACGCCGCCTTCAACAACAAAAAGCGGGGTGATTTCTCGCCCTATGTCTTCGTCAGCCGCAACCGCGGCCGCTCGTGGAGCTCGATCGCTGGCGACCTGCCGGAACGCGAGATCGTCTACTCGCTGGTGCAGGACCATGTCAAACCCGAGCTCCTCTTCGCCGGCACCGAATTCGGGCTTTACTTCACGGTCGACGAAGGACAGCACTGGATCCGCCTCAAGGGTGGGCTGCCCACCATCCAGGTGCGTGATCTCGATATCCACCGCCAGGAGAACGACCTTGTCCTCGCCACCTTCGGACGCGGTTTCTACATCCTCGACGACTACACGCCGCTCCGCCAGGTCTCGGAGCAGGCGTTCGAGGAGGAGGCGATCCTCTTCCCGACCAAACCCGCCCTCCGCTTCGTCGAGAAACGAAGCCGCATCGGTTCGCGCGGTGAGACCTTCTACACCGCTGACAATCCGCCCTTCGGCGCGACCTTCACCTATTACCTGAAGGACGGCTTCAAGACCCTCGAGGATACCCGCATAGAGGCCGAGAAGGAGGCCCGCAAATCGGAGAAGGAGCCGGTGATTCCGACCTACGAGGCGCTCCGCGCGGAGGAGGAGCAGATCGAGCCCAAGGTCTTCTTCACCATCCGCGACGGCAGCGGCGCGGTGGTGCGCCGGATCGACGGCAATATCTCGAAGGGCCTGCACCGGGCCACCTGGGACCTCCGCTACCCGAGCGCGCGCCCGACCTCGATCAAGAAGGCCGAGGAACGCCTGCCGTGGGAGCGGGACCCGGTTGGACCCCTCGCCCTGCCCGGCACCTACAGCGTGACCATGTCGAGCACGGTCGACGGCGTCACCACCGACCTCGCGGGCCCGC harbors:
- a CDS encoding NAD(P)/FAD-dependent oxidoreductase translates to MDKVGVPFANWEDPGDLDAIVVGSGIGGLGVAALLARHEGRKVAVLERHTTAGGFTHAFSRKDWEWDVGVHYIGQVHHEGAILRRLFDAVGDGTLEWEPMGDVYDTVVIGGQRWEYVTGREAWRDRMHAYFPEEKAGIDRYLALVREALVGARTFFAEKAMPGPAALIAGPWLRRKFLRASDRTLGEVLDSATENPTLKAVLAAQFGDHGLPPSRASFVIHAMIFNHYLGGAAYPVGGASRIAESTAPVIEAAGGEIVLRAEVASVVVEGGRAVGVRMAGGQEIRAPLVISDIGVPNTVHRLLPDGTPGRESLRSTLRKTGRSASHICLYAGFDETDEELGLGRSNLWVYHSPDQDGDLARYLADPEAPVPLAFISFPSAKDPDFTGRHPGKATVEVVGIAPYERFRRWEDTKWMRRGDDYEALKEELSGQLIEVLEREVPQIAGKIAYSELSTPLSTRHFAAYGEGEIYGLDHTPSRFRERALRPRTGLKGFYLTGADVCTAGVAGALFGAVLSASAILGRNLLGEIARR
- a CDS encoding glycosyl hydrolase, which codes for MKKLWILLVVLALIAAPAMAKKKVAEEPENGDDEPMSAKTFAGLELRNIGPAINSGRVVDFAVQPDAHHIIYAATASGGLWKTTNAGITWTPVFDKEGSYSIGCVTLDPSNPAVVWVGTGENNSQRSVAFGDGVYKSLDGGANWENVGLKESEHIGMIAIDPRDTDVVYVAAQGPLWKAGGDRGVYKTTDGGANWERVLHVSEETGINEVHLDPRDPDVLYAAAYQRRRHVWTLIDGGPESAIYKSTDAGATWRKLSEGLPKVDMGKIGLAVSPADPDVIYAVIEAQRDKNGTFRSDDRGESWSKMSDYVSGSPQYYNELLADPRDPDRVYAMDTFLNVSQDGGKTFKRVGEKNKHVDNHAMWIDPDNTDHFIVGCDGGIYESFDRGNTYRFFENLPITQFYRVSVDNSKPFYYVYGGTQDNNSMGGPSRTLYKSGISNEDYFITCGGDGYETVVDPTNPNIVFSESQYGGLVRYDRVSGEAVGIQPQEEPGEAAHRWNWDSPLMISPHSPTRLYFACQRIYRSDNHGDSWTAISPDLSRQIDPNSLPVFGSIQSIDAVAKNMSTSNYGGIVSLSESPLVEGLIYAGTDDGLIQVTEDGGATWSAIDQVSGVPDMTYVSRLEASQHDADTVYAAFNNKKRGDFSPYVFVSRNRGRSWSSIAGDLPEREIVYSLVQDHVKPELLFAGTEFGLYFTVDEGQHWIRLKGGLPTIQVRDLDIHRQENDLVLATFGRGFYILDDYTPLRQVSEQAFEEEAILFPTKPALRFVEKRSRIGSRGETFYTADNPPFGATFTYYLKDGFKTLEDTRIEAEKEARKSEKEPVIPTYEALRAEEEQIEPKVFFTIRDGSGAVVRRIDGNISKGLHRATWDLRYPSARPTSIKKAEERLPWERDPVGPLALPGTYSVTMSSTVDGVTTDLAGPQEFQVADLGINTFAADDPAAARAFQQKTWDLERAVRGALRWAGEAESRLAHTRKALYDTPGADTAMLAESQRMQTELNDILVALRGDRTRQRRNVNTPPSVSSRVYNIVGSQWDTTSAPTGTQQDAYRWAAEAFSVELARLKVLASDLEAFESRLEAAGAPWTPGRLPSWSN
- a CDS encoding C69 family dipeptidase; the protein is MFRFRNISTVLVLSALVALLVASVRPANACTNILVTKGASADGSVIITYACDGRFHPRMRRKDATDHEPGSVVEIKDWSGTLRGTIPQVEHTYAVVGLMNEHQLAISETTTTGREELQNPDGLLHYWTLMQMALERASTAREAIEVMTSLVEEFGYRSTAESFSIADPNEVWLMEMIGTGPGGDGAIWVARRIPEGYISAYANGPRIRDFPRDDPENCLYSENVVSFAIDKGYYDPADGNPFSFADAYDAPTVQSRRYTATRVWSIFRRAAPSLELDPDYHRGVSGATPYPLWIKPDTKLSVADVMALMRDHYEGTPYDMTRGVDAGPFGNPNRWRPISWEVDGTSYTWERPISTQQTGFSFVSQSRSWLPDPIGGVYWYGLDDTYTSCYVPLYAGINRLPHSFTVGRIDTFSWDSAWWVFNFVANIANLKYAYMVEDILLVQRELEGRFLAMQPVIEETALALASSDPAMLQEYLTLYSVGQADEMVRRWKELGERLLTTYNDGYVAGKGNEVERGYPESWLREVLRARPDQFKLEQPETAENELPY